A genomic region of Ktedonobacteraceae bacterium contains the following coding sequences:
- the fabG gene encoding 3-oxoacyl-[acyl-carrier-protein] reductase yields the protein MTEEQMPLAGKIALVTGSSQGIGRATAERLARSGADIVINYRSNASAANETRESIEALGRRCIAIQADVSQEEQVTRLFNEANAELGPISILVNNAGTTRDKLILQMPLADFEHVIHTNLYSAFLCTKAALRGMMKARWGRIVNVASVAGLLGNAGQANYSASKAAIIALTISTAREMASRNITANAIAPGFVPTELTSTLSEQQRKYMRDITPLGRFGTPEEVAATIHFLCLPEAGYVTGQIICVDGGMAMHI from the coding sequence ATGACTGAAGAGCAGATGCCATTAGCAGGGAAAATCGCCTTGGTGACAGGCAGCAGTCAAGGTATCGGGCGAGCGACGGCAGAGCGGTTGGCACGCTCAGGTGCCGATATTGTCATAAATTATCGTAGCAACGCCAGCGCTGCAAATGAGACCAGGGAAAGTATCGAGGCGCTGGGCAGGCGTTGTATCGCAATTCAGGCCGATGTGAGCCAGGAAGAACAGGTTACTCGCCTCTTCAATGAGGCAAATGCGGAACTCGGCCCGATCTCTATTTTAGTCAACAATGCCGGAACGACGCGCGATAAACTGATCTTACAGATGCCGCTTGCCGATTTCGAGCATGTCATCCATACGAATTTATATTCGGCTTTCCTTTGCACGAAAGCCGCCCTGCGCGGCATGATGAAGGCCCGTTGGGGCCGCATCGTCAACGTTGCTTCGGTAGCGGGTCTGCTAGGAAATGCTGGCCAGGCGAACTATAGCGCATCCAAGGCCGCCATTATCGCCCTGACCATCAGCACAGCGCGCGAAATGGCGAGCCGCAATATCACGGCCAACGCAATTGCACCCGGATTCGTGCCGACGGAATTGACCTCCACACTATCAGAACAGCAGCGAAAATATATGCGGGATATCACGCCTCTAGGACGTTTTGGTACTCCTGAAGAGGTGGCGGCAACGATCCATTTCCTATGCCTGCCAGAGGCCGGCTATGTCACCGGCCAGATCATCTGTGTTGATGGTGGAATGGCAATGCATATCTAA
- a CDS encoding pentapeptide repeat-containing protein produces MIQIFVLSALIALLVALAGTYIAIRMQSRALLKLHVQQEAWQRAQEAQLRTWEVRQGSHALEVEKKLANQVKQVQENWRTWEIKDQQRIAAMVQEFEALMGKLNLEHELARLPHIDETPLPAIDHDQHQQPFKNWRPPTFCGADLSGRDLSHRYLVRADFREAQLRGTNFYMADLRGACLAGADLTGADLSGTDLSGADLRSAILNGVNLLVTDIRNAVLNGADLRGARNLTADQAYSAIFDDTTRFDEHADVTLPRIPSIRLTVYTESTPLVSLKSSEDVKQLELPPNSIEAAPVFTLPETTEKQPAVGEISPDASDTLQPPSTAQFEAPEPANQLLPDKEDTFELAIPESATHEELIDQLQTAGDSGWPIPGDTAIANGYANGNSANHAHNGAATNGMNGHLAQAPDLDSFTEQPAEDTLLRPQPSNGNSHVPMKKDPRSATQENRRTGGSGKANPRKGRNDRRRAKAN; encoded by the coding sequence ATGATCCAAATATTTGTATTGAGCGCCTTAATCGCCCTGCTTGTAGCTCTCGCAGGTACCTATATAGCGATACGAATGCAATCTCGCGCCCTGCTGAAACTCCATGTACAGCAAGAGGCATGGCAACGAGCGCAGGAGGCCCAATTACGCACCTGGGAAGTACGACAGGGTAGCCATGCCCTTGAAGTTGAGAAAAAGCTGGCCAACCAGGTGAAGCAGGTACAGGAGAACTGGCGCACATGGGAAATCAAGGACCAGCAACGCATTGCAGCCATGGTACAGGAATTTGAAGCATTGATGGGCAAATTGAACCTGGAACATGAACTGGCCAGACTTCCCCATATCGATGAGACGCCGCTGCCCGCAATTGACCATGATCAGCACCAACAACCTTTCAAGAACTGGCGTCCTCCTACTTTCTGTGGAGCCGATTTGAGCGGGCGCGATCTTTCCCATCGTTATCTTGTCCGGGCCGATTTCAGAGAAGCACAATTGAGAGGCACCAACTTCTACATGGCCGACCTGAGGGGCGCATGCCTCGCGGGTGCTGATCTGACGGGCGCTGATCTCTCCGGCACCGACCTTTCGGGGGCCGATTTGCGGTCTGCTATATTGAATGGCGTTAATCTTCTGGTAACGGACATACGTAATGCAGTGCTCAATGGCGCAGATTTACGGGGCGCGCGCAACCTGACGGCAGATCAGGCCTACTCCGCTATATTCGATGATACGACGCGGTTCGATGAACATGCCGATGTAACACTGCCCCGTATCCCCAGCATTCGTCTGACGGTATACACCGAATCCACACCTCTGGTTTCCCTCAAATCGTCCGAGGATGTCAAACAGTTGGAATTACCACCAAATTCCATCGAGGCAGCACCTGTCTTCACGCTGCCCGAAACTACCGAAAAACAGCCAGCCGTGGGCGAAATATCCCCAGATGCATCCGATACGCTTCAACCGCCATCGACTGCACAGTTTGAAGCACCCGAGCCTGCTAATCAGTTACTACCGGATAAAGAAGATACTTTCGAGCTGGCAATTCCTGAATCTGCCACTCATGAAGAACTAATCGACCAACTCCAGACTGCCGGTGATAGTGGTTGGCCGATACCGGGAGATACTGCTATCGCGAATGGGTATGCGAATGGAAACTCGGCAAACCATGCACATAATGGCGCCGCGACGAATGGCATGAACGGCCATCTAGCACAAGCTCCAGACCTGGATTCGTTTACGGAACAGCCTGCTGAGGATACTCTTTTGAGGCCGCAACCATCAAACGGAAATTCGCACGTCCCAATGAAGAAAGATCCTCGATCAGCTACCCAGGAAAATAGACGTACTGGAGGATCCGGTAAAGCCAATCCCAGGAAAGGACGCAATGACCGAAGGCGAGCAAAGGCAAATTAA
- a CDS encoding methyltransferase domain-containing protein, translated as MTLIETEETNQYTFEAFAAHGFYTEINRSLVRRALASIATRPNRSTLTIVDMACGTGAISRLVAEEIRHHGRQAHIIGVDPSAEALRRAQRGMEEAGLEGSGVHTDFIQGEADDLPKIVQHADAAFFCNAIHLLPDKLSAFRLTASILAPGGIFACNSGFYEGTYVEGTERFYRLWTRRAVGWLRKEHPEIRLSRESKATAMQWLTPEEYIDLLKQSGFDSVDARQECAIMTVDSYHDIGQYWLFIEGALPGVPLPVGAAALGISVYQAGQELGIKEIPRNWLQIVARKL; from the coding sequence ATGACTTTGATTGAAACAGAGGAAACCAACCAATATACGTTTGAGGCCTTCGCGGCCCACGGTTTTTATACCGAGATTAACCGTTCACTTGTCCGGCGCGCGCTTGCGTCTATCGCAACTCGCCCCAATCGTTCAACACTGACCATCGTAGACATGGCCTGCGGAACCGGAGCTATTTCTCGCCTCGTCGCGGAAGAGATTCGCCATCATGGCAGGCAGGCACACATTATCGGCGTGGACCCATCGGCGGAAGCGTTGCGGCGTGCCCAAAGAGGAATGGAAGAAGCCGGGTTAGAAGGCTCGGGGGTCCATACGGACTTTATCCAGGGAGAGGCCGATGATCTCCCCAAGATCGTGCAGCATGCTGATGCTGCATTCTTTTGCAACGCCATCCACCTGCTCCCTGACAAGCTCTCGGCATTCCGCTTGACGGCCAGCATTCTTGCTCCCGGCGGTATTTTTGCCTGCAATAGTGGCTTTTACGAGGGTACTTACGTTGAGGGAACCGAACGCTTTTACCGCCTCTGGACACGCCGGGCCGTGGGATGGCTGCGTAAGGAACATCCCGAAATCCGCCTATCACGCGAATCAAAAGCGACGGCGATGCAATGGCTGACACCCGAAGAATACATAGACCTGCTCAAACAGAGCGGCTTCGATAGTGTCGATGCCAGGCAGGAATGCGCCATTATGACAGTAGATTCGTACCACGATATCGGTCAATACTGGTTATTCATCGAGGGGGCTTTGCCAGGCGTTCCATTGCCCGTCGGCGCGGCCGCATTGGGGATATCCGTCTACCAGGCCGGGCAGGAACTGGGCATCAAAGAGATACCCCGCAACTGGCTGCAAATTGTGGCCCGTAAATTGTAA
- a CDS encoding SDR family oxidoreductase: MADNDKDQSNKSLLSAAAIGVGKTVVSLRQKKEEPKLVGQIVLITGGSRGLGLLLSHEFARQGAKIVICARDEQELAQARQQLEERGAEVMAIPCDITDRVQAQNMIQQATEAFGRIDILVNNAGIITVGPLMAQTLEDFREAMDIMFWGMFYTTMAVLPQMLDRKEGRIVNITSIGGKVSVPHLLPYDSAKFAAVGFSEGLRAEMAKEGVKVITIAPGLMRTGSEINAYFKGNNRKEYTWFTVLGSLPVLSMSAEKAAQKIVQATYRGSAEAILGFPAKMLAKFHGLFPGATTGILGLINRFLPGAGPVWGLERHTGKESETPVTQSFITGSTQKAAQEYNQT, encoded by the coding sequence ATGGCAGACAATGACAAGGATCAGAGCAACAAATCACTTTTAAGCGCAGCCGCCATCGGTGTAGGAAAAACCGTTGTGAGTCTCAGACAAAAGAAAGAAGAGCCGAAACTCGTAGGTCAGATAGTGCTTATAACGGGCGGGTCGCGCGGCTTAGGTCTCCTTCTCTCCCACGAGTTCGCCCGCCAGGGAGCAAAAATAGTAATCTGCGCGCGTGATGAGCAGGAACTGGCACAGGCGAGGCAACAATTGGAAGAACGCGGTGCCGAAGTAATGGCCATTCCTTGTGATATCACCGACCGCGTACAGGCGCAGAATATGATTCAGCAGGCGACGGAAGCGTTCGGACGCATAGATATACTGGTGAATAACGCGGGCATTATTACGGTTGGTCCGCTCATGGCGCAGACACTGGAGGACTTTCGTGAAGCGATGGACATCATGTTCTGGGGCATGTTTTATACCACCATGGCTGTGCTGCCACAGATGCTAGACCGCAAAGAAGGACGTATTGTCAACATCACCTCTATTGGTGGAAAAGTGAGCGTGCCTCACCTGCTCCCCTATGACAGCGCGAAATTCGCGGCGGTAGGATTTTCCGAAGGCTTGCGAGCCGAGATGGCAAAAGAAGGCGTCAAAGTAATTACCATCGCTCCTGGTCTCATGCGCACCGGCTCCGAGATAAACGCTTACTTCAAGGGTAACAACCGGAAAGAATATACCTGGTTTACAGTCCTGGGTAGTTTACCGGTTCTCTCAATGAGCGCAGAGAAAGCAGCGCAAAAGATCGTGCAGGCCACATATCGTGGTAGCGCCGAGGCGATTCTAGGCTTTCCCGCAAAAATGCTGGCAAAATTCCATGGGCTTTTTCCAGGGGCGACTACCGGTATCCTCGGGTTGATCAATCGTTTCTTACCTGGCGCAGGGCCGGTATGGGGGTTGGAGCGTCACACGGGGAAAGAGAGCGAAACACCTGTTACACAATCTTTCATAACCGGTTCTACACAAAAAGCTGCCCAGGAGTACAACCAGACATAA